In Fusarium oxysporum f. sp. lycopersici 4287 chromosome 2, whole genome shotgun sequence, a genomic segment contains:
- a CDS encoding peroxisomal hydratase-dehydrogenase-epimerase gives MADQLRYDGQVVVVTGAGGGLGKAYATFFGSRGASVVVNDLGVTSKGEGNSSKAADVVVNEIKAAGGKAVANYDSVENGERIIETAISAFGRIDILINNAGILRDISFKNMKDEDWDLIYKVHIKGSYKCARAAWPHFRKQKYGRVINTASAAGLFGNFGQTNYSAAKLAMVGFTETLAKEGIKYGILANVIAPVAASRMTETIMPPDVLANLKPEWVVPLVAVLVHKNNTEETGGIFEVGGGHVAKLRWERSSGLLLKADDSYTPGAIIKNWNKVVDYSNPQYPTGPNDFLTLLEESMKMGPSEQGEKLDFTGRVALVTGGGAGIGRVYALAFAKHGASVVVNDLADPEPVVAEIKKLGGKAVGVKASAEDGEKVVKAAIDAFGRIDIVINNAGILRDKAFSNMNDELWDPVLNVHLRGTYKVTKAAWPYFLKQKYGRVLNTTSTSGIYGNFGQANYAAAKCGILGFSRALALEGQKYGIYVNTIAPNAGTAMTATIMPEEMVQAFKPDYIAPLVLALCSDKCPTPTGGLYEVGSGWCGQTRWQRTGGHGFPVDVTLTPEEVLKNWKDIVTFDGRADHPSKSQDSIGKIMANLENRSKPKESSGETNYLKVIEETLKKEGKPTEYKYEERDVILYNLGVGAKRTDLKYVFEGSDDFQVLPTFGVIPPFNAEMPFEFDNIVPNFSPMMLLHGEQYLEIRKFPIPTNARLVTRGRLLEVIDKGNASIARTSTTTVDANTGEDVFYNEANVFLRGAGGFGGPKRGADRGASTAANKPPARAPDVVVESPTHDDQAAIYRLSGDYNPLHIDPAFAKVGGFKAPILHGLCSFGIAGKAVYERFGAFKNIKVRFAGVVIPGQTLVTEMWREGNKIIFQTKVKETGKPAIAGAAAELRTDGKSKL, from the exons aTGGCGGACCAGTTGAGATATGACGGCCAAGTTGTTGTCGTCACCGGTGCTGGCGGTGGCCTCGGAAAGGCATATGCTACTTTCTTCGGCTCCCGTGGCGCCAGCGTCGTCGTTAACGATCTTGGTGTTACTTCCAAGGGTGAGGGCAACTCATCAAAG GCCGCCGATGTTGTCGTCAACGAGATCAAGGCCGCTGGCGGCAAGGCTGTTGCCAACTACGATTCAGTAGAGAACGGCGAGCGCATCATCGAGACCGCCATCAGCGCCTTCGGCCGAATCGatatcctcatcaacaacgctggTATCCTACGCGATATTAGCTTCAAGAACATGAAGGATGAGGATTGGGATCTGATCTACAAGGTACACATCAAGGGCTCATACAAGTGCGCCCGTGCTGCTTGGCCTCATTTCCGCAAGCAAAAATACGGCCGTGTTATCAACACCGCCTCGGCTGCTGGCCTCTTTGGCAACTTCGGCCAGACCAACTATTCCGCAGCCAAGCTCGCCATGGTCGGCTTCACAGAGACTCTCGCCAAGGAGGGTATCAAGTATGGCATCCTCGCCAATGTCATTGCCCCTGTTG CTGCTAGCCGAATGACCGAGACCATCATGCCTCCTGATGTGCTCGCCAACCTTAAGCCTGAATGGGTTGTGCCTCTCGTTGCCGTTTTGGTCCACAAGAACAACACAGAGGAGACTGGTGGTATCTTTGAGGTTGGCGGCGGCCACGTGGCCAAGCTCCGATGGGAGCGATCCAGCGGTCTCCTCCTCAAGGCTGACGACTCATATACCCCAGGTGCCATTATTAAGAACTGGAACAAGGTTGTTGACTACTCCAACCCTCAGTACCCTACGGGACCCAACGATTTCCTCACATTGCTCGAGGAGTCTATGAAGATGGGACCTTCAGAGCAGGGCGAGAAGCTCGACTTCACTGGCCGTGTCGCTCTCGTCACTGGCGGTGGTGCTGGTATTGGTCGTGTCTACGCTCTGGCCTTTGCCAAGCACGGTGCTTCAGTTGTGGTCAACGATCTTGCTGATCCCGAGCCTGTGgttgctgagatcaagaagctcggtGGCAAGGCCGTTGGTGTCAAGGCCTCAGCTGAGGATGGTGAGAAGGttgtcaaggctgccatTGACGCATTTGGCCGTATTgatatcgtcatcaacaatgccGGCATCCTCCGCGACAAGGCTTTCTCCAACATGAACGACGAGCTCTGGGACCCTGTCCTGAACGTGCATCTCCGAGGTACCTATAAGGTCACCAAGGCTGCTTGGCCTTACTTCCTCAAGCAGAAGTACGGACGTGTCCTGAACACTACTTCAACCAGTGGTATCTATGGAAACTTTGGTCAGGCCAACTACGCTGCTGCT AAATGTGGTATCCTTGGTTTCTCTCGAgctcttgctcttgaagGTCAGAAGTACGGCATCTACGTTAACACTATCGCCCCCAATGCCGGTACTGCTATGACTGCCACCATCATGCCCGAGGAGATGGTCCAGGCTTTCAAGCCTGACTACATTGCTCCCCTTGTCCTCGCTCTCTGCAGCGACAAGTGCCCCACCCCTACTGGTGGTTTGTACGAGGTTGGCAGCGGCTGGTGCGGTCAGACTCGATGGCAACGAACCGGTGGACATGGCTTCCCCGTTGATGTCACCCTCACCCCTGAGGAGGTCCTCAAGAACTGGAAGGACATCGTCACCTTTGACGGCCGTGCCGACCACCCCTCCAAGTCACAGGACTCGATCGGCAAGATCATGGCCAACTTGGAGAACCGCTCTAAGCCTAAGGAGTCATCTGGCGAGACCAACTACCTCAAGGTTATCGAGGAGactctcaagaaggagggcaagCCTACTGAGTATAAGTACGAGGAGCGCGATGTCATCCTCTATAACCTTGGTGTTGGTGCCAAGCGCACTGATCTCAAGTACGTCTTCGAGGGCTCAGATGACTTCCAGGTCCTTCCCACCTTTGGTGTCATCCCCCCTTTCAACGCGGAAATGCCATTCGAGTTTGACAACATTGTGCCCAACTTCTCTCCTATGATGCTTCTCCACGGTGAGCAATATCTCGAGATCCGCAAGTTCCCCATCCCCACCAATGCTCGCCTTGTTACCCGAGGTCGTCTCCTCGAGGTCATCGACAAGGGTAATGCCTCTATCGCCCGAACCTCCACCACTACCGTCGACGCCAACACTGGCGAGGACGTCTTCTACAACGAGGCCAACGTCTTCCTCCGTGGCGCCGGTGGTTTCGGCGGTCCCAAGCGCGGTGCTGACCGCGGTGCTTCCACTGCTGCCAACAAGCCCCCTGCTCGTGCCCCTGATGTTGTCGTTGAGTCGCCTACCCACGATGACCAGGCTGCCATATACCGCTTGAGCGGTGACTACAA CCCTCTCCATATCGACCCTGCCTTTGCCAAGGTCGGTGGCTTCAAGGCCCCTATTCTCCACGGTCTCTGCTCCTTCGGCATCGCTGGAAAGGCCGTCTACGAGCGCTTCGGCGccttcaagaacatcaaggtCCGttttgctggtgttgtcatTCCTGGCCAGACCCTTGTCACAGAGATGTGGCGAGAAGGCAACAAGATCATCTTCCAGACCAAGGTTAAGGAAACTGGCAAGCCTGCCATCGCCGGAGCGGCTGCTGAGCTCAGAACCGACGGCAAGAGCAAGCTCTAA